In one window of Drosophila ananassae strain 14024-0371.13 chromosome XR, ASM1763931v2, whole genome shotgun sequence DNA:
- the LOC6501918 gene encoding homeotic protein female sterile isoform X6, producing MSAGAQLQMAPQTTSALSHHHPNQQQQLQPPQQQPTPQPPPQQQHQHFANHHGAQQQTGQQEQQNPQQQAQQILTQPHLQHLQKHPHQLHQLQHQQQAAQQQQQLHQAQQQQHFHQQQQSLQQQGLQSHQGSSNPDSNMSTGSSHSEKDVNDMLSAGATPALQQQQQHPAFPPALGMQQPPPPPPQQHSNNGGVAGEISYMTSATTTANKQPRTPAERKRKRKLPHSSTEEAGSGGGGGSGGGGSGGSVNNSGLKGKSLAFRDMPKVNMSLGLVDRLGGGSGGGAGGAGSGGSGASGGSGSGSGGGKSARLMLPGSDNKKINDYFNKQQTGVAVVQGGGGGNPSGLRGSHTGGGSKSPSSGQQQQQQATQQTAAGGASGGSGSQVQVQTSSAYSLYPPASPQTQTPQQQQQQPGSDFHYVNSSKAQQQQQRQQQQQQQTSNQMVPPHVVVGLGHPLTLASIQQQQTPQQQQQQQQQQQQQQQQQQQQLGPPTTSTATVVPSHPHQIGSLGVVGMVGVGVGVGVGVNVGVGPPLPPPPPMGLPAAILTYTKATQTDIFLHQLEDRETELESIKVKLDEVTRLSDEQKCQILGNQKTIDQHKSHIAKCIDVVKKLLKEKSSIEKKEARQKCMQNRLRLGQFVTQRVGATFQENWTDGYAFQELSRRQEEITAEREEIDRQKKQLMKKRPAESGRKRNNNSNQNNQQQQAQHQQQQQNSNSNDSSQLTGGVVSGPGSDRLGGGAGVSVDSGLGGNNAGGIGGGGGAGVAGSGGGVGGVGAVGSGGGGGGRGLSRSNSTQANQAQMLHNGGGGSGGNVGNSGGVGDRLSDRGGGGIGGNDSGSCSDSGTFLKPDPVSGAYTAQEYYEYDEILKLRQNALKKEDADLQLEMEKLERERNLHIRELKRILNEDQSRFNNHPVLNDRYLLLMLLGKGGFSEVHKAFDLKEQRYVACKVHQLNKDWKEDKKANYIKHALREYNIHKALDHPRVVKLYDVFEIDANSFCTVLEYCDGHDLDFYLKQHKTIPEREARSIIMQVVSALKYLNEIKPPVIHYDLKPGNILLTEGNVCGEIKITDFGLSKVMDDENYNPDHGMDLTSQGAGTYWYLPPECFVVGKNPPKISSKVDVWSVGVIFYQCLYGKKPFGHNQSQATILEENTILKATEVQFSNKPTVSNEAKSFIRGCLAYRKEDRMDVFALARHEYIQPPIPKHGRGSLNQQQQAQQQQQQQQQQQQQSSTSQANSAGQTSFSAHMFGNMNQSSSS from the exons ATGTCCGCCGGCGCTCAGTTGCAAATGGCCCCACAAACCACTTCGGCCCTAAGTCACCACCACCCcaatcagcagcagcagctgcagccgccgcagcagcagccgacACCACAGCCCCCGCCCcaacagcagcaccagcacttCGCTAACCACCACGGCGCCCAGCAGCAGACGGgacagcaggagcagcagaaCCCCCAGCAGCAGGCACAGCAGATCCTGACGCAGCCACACTTGCAGCACCTGCAGAAGCATCCGCATCAGCTGCACCAGCtacagcaccagcagcaagcggcgcagcagcagcagcagttgcaccaggcgcagcagcagcaacacttccaccagcagcagcagtcgctGCAGCAACAAGGGCTGCAGTCACACCAGGGCAGCAGTAACCCGGACTCGAATATGAGCACTGGCTCCTCGCACAGCGAGAAGGATGTCAACGACATGCTAAGTGCAGGAGCGACTCCTGCCcttcagcagcaacaacagcatcCCGCCTTTCCACCCGCCCTGGGCATGCAGCAGCCTCCACCGCCGCCCCCGCAGCAGCATTCAAACAATGGGGGCGTGGCCGGAGAGATATCGTACATGACGTCCGCCACGACGACGGCCAACAAACAGCCGCGCACGCCAGCGGAACGAAAACGCAAGCGGAAATTGCCGCACAGCAGTACAGAAGAAGCGGGGAGTGGCGGTGGCGGAGGATCCGGCGGAGGAGGCTCTGGCGGATCGGTGAACAACAGCGGCCTGAAGGGAAAGTCCCTCGCCTTTCGTGATATGCCCAAGGTCAATATGAGCCTGGGCCTTGTCGACCGTCTGGGCGGTGGCAGTGGTGGCGGGGCAGGTGGAGCAGGGAGCGGCGGCTCCGGAGCCAGTGGAGGCTCTGGATCCGGGAGTGGTGGCGGTAAGAGCGCTCGTCTCATGCTGCCCGGCAGCGACAACAAGAAGATCAACGACTACTTCAACAAGCAGCAGACGGGCGTCGCCGTCGTGCAAGGCGGCGGCGGAGGCAATCCCTCGGGCCTGAGAGGTTCCCACACAGGCGGAGGCAGTAAGTCGCCCTCGTccggccagcagcagcagcaacaggcgACGCAACAAACGGCGGCGGGCGGTGCAAGCGGTGGGAGCGGCAGCCAAGTGCAAGTGCAGACCAGTAGCGCCTACTCGCTGTACCCGCCGGCCAGCCCGCAGACCCAGAcaccgcagcagcagcaacagcagcccgGGTCTGATTTCCACTACGTTAACTCCAGCAAGgcacaacagcagcagcagcggcagcagcagcagcagcaacagactTCCAATCAAATGGTTCCTCCGCACGTGGTCGTTGGCCTGGGTCATCCCCTTACCCTGGCCTCCATCCAACAGCAGCAGacgccgcagcagcagcaacagcagcagcagcagcaacaacagcaacagcagcagcagcaacagcagctcGGACCACCGACGACATCGACGGCGACTGTGGTGCCCTCGCATCCTCATCAAATCGGCTCCCTGGGCGTTGTAGGGATGGTAGGGGTGGGCGTTGGTGTTGGAGTGGGCGTGAATGTGGGCGTAGGGCCGCCCCTGCCCCCACCTCCTCCAATGGGCTTACCTGCGGCAATCCTCACATACACCAAGGCGACGCAGACCGACATCTTCCTGCACCAGCTCGAGGACCGTGAGACTGAGCTGGAGTCCATCAAGGTGAAGCTGGACGAGGTGACGCGGTTGTCGGACGAACAAAAATGCCAGATCCTTGGCAACCAGAAGACGATCGACCAGCACAAGTCGCACATTGCCAAGTGCATCGATGTAGTGAAGAAGCTGCTGAAGGAGAAGAGCAGCATCGAGAAGAAGGAGGCGCGCCAGAAGTGCATGCAGAACCGCCTTCGACTCGGCCAGTTTGTTACTCAACGAGTGGGCGCCACATTCCAG GAGAACTGGACGGACGGGTATGCGTTCCAGGAGCTGAGCAGGCGTCAGGAGGAGATCACCGCGGAGCGCGAGGAGATCGACCGGCAGAAGAAGCAGCTGATGAAGAAGCGTCCCGCCGAGTCAGGACGTAAgcgaaacaacaacagcaaccagaacaaccagcagcagcaggcgcagcaccaacagcagcagcaaaactCCAACTCGAACGACTCTTCCCAGCTGACGGGAGGCGTGGTCAGCGGTCCGGGTAGCGACCGTCTGGGTGGAGGAGCGGGTGTGAGCGTTGACAGCGGCTTGGGCGGCAACAATGCGGGCGGCATCGGTGGCGGAGGCGGTGCCGGCGTCGCAGGCAGCGGCGGTGGCGTTGGAGGAGTCGGCGCCGTTGGAAGcggaggcggtggcggcggaCGCGGCCTGTCCCGATCCAACTCGACACAGGCCAATCAGGCCCAGATGCTGCACAACGGCGGCGGTGGATCCGGCGGCAACGTCGGCAACTCTGGCGGCGTCGGCGACCGGTTATCGGATCGGGGTGGAGGAGGCATCGGCGGCAACGACAGCGGCAGTTGCTCCGACTCGGGCACCTTCCTTAAGCCGGACCCCGTATCCGGGGCGTACACTGCGCAGGAGTACTACGAATACGATGAGATCCTAAAATTGCGGCAAAACGCACTCAAGAAGGAGGACGCCGACCTCCAGCTCGAAATGGAGAAGCTCGAGCGAGAGCGCAACCTGCACATCCGCGAGCTGAAGCGGATACTCAACGAGGATCAG TCCCGCTTCAACAATCATCCCGTGCTGAACGACCGCTATCTCCTGCTGATGCTCCTGGGCAAGGGCGGGTTCTCAGAGGTGCACAAGGCCTTCGACCTCAAGGAGCAACGCTATGTCGCATGTAAGGTGCACCAATTAAACAAGGATTGGAAGGAGGATAAGAAAGCTAATTATATCAA ACACGCCTTGCGGGAGTACAATATACACAAGGCTCTGGATCACCCGCGGGTCGTCAAGCTCTACGACGTCTTTGAGATCGACGCGAATTCGTTTTGTACGGTCCTCGAGTACTGCGACGGCCACGATCTGGACTTCTATCTAAAGCAACATAAGACTATACCCGAGCGTGAGGCGCGCTCGATAATAATGCAG GTTGTGTCTGCCCTTAAGTATCTAAATGAGATTAAGCCGCCGGTTATCCACTACGACCTGAAGCCCGGCAACATACTGCTGACCGAAGGCAACGTCTGTGGCGAGATCAAAATCACCGACTTCGGTTTGTCCAAGGTAATGGACGACGAGAACTACAATCCCGACCACGGCATGGATCTGACCTCCCAGGGCGCGGGCACCTACTG GTACCTGCCACCCGAGTGCTTTGTGGTGGGCAAGAATCCGCCGAAGATATCCTCGAAGGTGGACGTGTGGAGCGTGGGCGTGATCTTCTATCAGTGCCTCTACGGTAAGAAGCCGTTCGGGCACAATCAGTCGCAAGCGACCATCCTCGAGGAGAACACGATCCTGAAGGCCACCGAGGTGCAGTTCTCCAACAAGCCGACCGTCTCCAACGAGGCCAAG AGCTTCATCCGCGGCTGCTTGGCTTACCGAAAGGAGGACCGCATGGACGTGTTCGCCCTGGCCCGGCACGAGTACATCCAGCCGCCGATACCGAAGCACGGAAGGGGCTCGCtcaaccagcagcagcaagcgcagcagcaacagcaacagcagcaacaacagcagcagcagtcgtCGACGTCGCAGGCCAACTCCGCCGGCCAGACATCGTTCTCTGCCCACATGTTTGGCAATATGAACCAATCTAGTTCATCCTAG
- the LOC6501918 gene encoding homeotic protein female sterile isoform X4 — translation MCVLKNMRRLKKMSAGAQLQMAPQTTSALSHHHPNQQQQLQPPQQQPTPQPPPQQQHQHFANHHGAQQQTGQQEQQNPQQQAQQILTQPHLQHLQKHPHQLHQLQHQQQAAQQQQQLHQAQQQQHFHQQQQSLQQQGLQSHQGSSNPDSNMSTGSSHSEKDVNDMLSAGATPALQQQQQHPAFPPALGMQQPPPPPPQQHSNNGGVAGEISYMTSATTTANKQPRTPAERKRKRKLPHSSTEEAGSGGGGGSGGGGSGGSVNNSGLKGKSLAFRDMPKVNMSLGLVDRLGGGSGGGAGGAGSGGSGASGGSGSGSGGGKSARLMLPGSDNKKINDYFNKQQTGVAVVQGGGGGNPSGLRGSHTGGGSKSPSSGQQQQQQATQQTAAGGASGGSGSQVQVQTSSAYSLYPPASPQTQTPQQQQQQPGSDFHYVNSSKAQQQQQRQQQQQQQTSNQMVPPHVVVGLGHPLTLASIQQQQTPQQQQQQQQQQQQQQQQQQQQLGPPTTSTATVVPSHPHQIGSLGVVGMVGVGVGVGVGVNVGVGPPLPPPPPMGLPAAILTYTKATQTDIFLHQLEDRETELESIKVKLDEVTRLSDEQKCQILGNQKTIDQHKSHIAKCIDVVKKLLKEKSSIEKKEARQKCMQNRLRLGQFVTQRVGATFQENWTDGYAFQELSRRQEEITAEREEIDRQKKQLMKKRPAESGRKRNNNSNQNNQQQQAQHQQQQQNSNSNDSSQLTGGVVSGPGSDRLGGGAGVSVDSGLGGNNAGGIGGGGGAGVAGSGGGVGGVGAVGSGGGGGGRGLSRSNSTQANQAQMLHNGGGGSGGNVGNSGGVGDRLSDRGGGGIGGNDSGSCSDSGTFLKPDPVSGAYTAQEYYEYDEILKLRQNALKKEDADLQLEMEKLERERNLHIRELKRILNEDQSRFNNHPVLNDRYLLLMLLGKGGFSEVHKAFDLKEQRYVACKVHQLNKDWKEDKKANYIKHALREYNIHKALDHPRVVKLYDVFEIDANSFCTVLEYCDGHDLDFYLKQHKTIPEREARSIIMQVVSALKYLNEIKPPVIHYDLKPGNILLTEGNVCGEIKITDFGLSKVMDDENYNPDHGMDLTSQGAGTYWYLPPECFVVGKNPPKISSKVDVWSVGVIFYQCLYGKKPFGHNQSQATILEENTILKATEVQFSNKPTVSNEAKSFIRGCLAYRKEDRMDVFALARHEYIQPPIPKHGRGSLNQQQQAQQQQQQQQQQQQQSSTSQANSAGQTSFSAHMFGNMNQSSSS, via the exons ATGTGTGTGCTGAAAAATATGCGGCGCTTAAAGAAG ATGTCCGCCGGCGCTCAGTTGCAAATGGCCCCACAAACCACTTCGGCCCTAAGTCACCACCACCCcaatcagcagcagcagctgcagccgccgcagcagcagccgacACCACAGCCCCCGCCCcaacagcagcaccagcacttCGCTAACCACCACGGCGCCCAGCAGCAGACGGgacagcaggagcagcagaaCCCCCAGCAGCAGGCACAGCAGATCCTGACGCAGCCACACTTGCAGCACCTGCAGAAGCATCCGCATCAGCTGCACCAGCtacagcaccagcagcaagcggcgcagcagcagcagcagttgcaccaggcgcagcagcagcaacacttccaccagcagcagcagtcgctGCAGCAACAAGGGCTGCAGTCACACCAGGGCAGCAGTAACCCGGACTCGAATATGAGCACTGGCTCCTCGCACAGCGAGAAGGATGTCAACGACATGCTAAGTGCAGGAGCGACTCCTGCCcttcagcagcaacaacagcatcCCGCCTTTCCACCCGCCCTGGGCATGCAGCAGCCTCCACCGCCGCCCCCGCAGCAGCATTCAAACAATGGGGGCGTGGCCGGAGAGATATCGTACATGACGTCCGCCACGACGACGGCCAACAAACAGCCGCGCACGCCAGCGGAACGAAAACGCAAGCGGAAATTGCCGCACAGCAGTACAGAAGAAGCGGGGAGTGGCGGTGGCGGAGGATCCGGCGGAGGAGGCTCTGGCGGATCGGTGAACAACAGCGGCCTGAAGGGAAAGTCCCTCGCCTTTCGTGATATGCCCAAGGTCAATATGAGCCTGGGCCTTGTCGACCGTCTGGGCGGTGGCAGTGGTGGCGGGGCAGGTGGAGCAGGGAGCGGCGGCTCCGGAGCCAGTGGAGGCTCTGGATCCGGGAGTGGTGGCGGTAAGAGCGCTCGTCTCATGCTGCCCGGCAGCGACAACAAGAAGATCAACGACTACTTCAACAAGCAGCAGACGGGCGTCGCCGTCGTGCAAGGCGGCGGCGGAGGCAATCCCTCGGGCCTGAGAGGTTCCCACACAGGCGGAGGCAGTAAGTCGCCCTCGTccggccagcagcagcagcaacaggcgACGCAACAAACGGCGGCGGGCGGTGCAAGCGGTGGGAGCGGCAGCCAAGTGCAAGTGCAGACCAGTAGCGCCTACTCGCTGTACCCGCCGGCCAGCCCGCAGACCCAGAcaccgcagcagcagcaacagcagcccgGGTCTGATTTCCACTACGTTAACTCCAGCAAGgcacaacagcagcagcagcggcagcagcagcagcagcaacagactTCCAATCAAATGGTTCCTCCGCACGTGGTCGTTGGCCTGGGTCATCCCCTTACCCTGGCCTCCATCCAACAGCAGCAGacgccgcagcagcagcaacagcagcagcagcagcaacaacagcaacagcagcagcagcaacagcagctcGGACCACCGACGACATCGACGGCGACTGTGGTGCCCTCGCATCCTCATCAAATCGGCTCCCTGGGCGTTGTAGGGATGGTAGGGGTGGGCGTTGGTGTTGGAGTGGGCGTGAATGTGGGCGTAGGGCCGCCCCTGCCCCCACCTCCTCCAATGGGCTTACCTGCGGCAATCCTCACATACACCAAGGCGACGCAGACCGACATCTTCCTGCACCAGCTCGAGGACCGTGAGACTGAGCTGGAGTCCATCAAGGTGAAGCTGGACGAGGTGACGCGGTTGTCGGACGAACAAAAATGCCAGATCCTTGGCAACCAGAAGACGATCGACCAGCACAAGTCGCACATTGCCAAGTGCATCGATGTAGTGAAGAAGCTGCTGAAGGAGAAGAGCAGCATCGAGAAGAAGGAGGCGCGCCAGAAGTGCATGCAGAACCGCCTTCGACTCGGCCAGTTTGTTACTCAACGAGTGGGCGCCACATTCCAG GAGAACTGGACGGACGGGTATGCGTTCCAGGAGCTGAGCAGGCGTCAGGAGGAGATCACCGCGGAGCGCGAGGAGATCGACCGGCAGAAGAAGCAGCTGATGAAGAAGCGTCCCGCCGAGTCAGGACGTAAgcgaaacaacaacagcaaccagaacaaccagcagcagcaggcgcagcaccaacagcagcagcaaaactCCAACTCGAACGACTCTTCCCAGCTGACGGGAGGCGTGGTCAGCGGTCCGGGTAGCGACCGTCTGGGTGGAGGAGCGGGTGTGAGCGTTGACAGCGGCTTGGGCGGCAACAATGCGGGCGGCATCGGTGGCGGAGGCGGTGCCGGCGTCGCAGGCAGCGGCGGTGGCGTTGGAGGAGTCGGCGCCGTTGGAAGcggaggcggtggcggcggaCGCGGCCTGTCCCGATCCAACTCGACACAGGCCAATCAGGCCCAGATGCTGCACAACGGCGGCGGTGGATCCGGCGGCAACGTCGGCAACTCTGGCGGCGTCGGCGACCGGTTATCGGATCGGGGTGGAGGAGGCATCGGCGGCAACGACAGCGGCAGTTGCTCCGACTCGGGCACCTTCCTTAAGCCGGACCCCGTATCCGGGGCGTACACTGCGCAGGAGTACTACGAATACGATGAGATCCTAAAATTGCGGCAAAACGCACTCAAGAAGGAGGACGCCGACCTCCAGCTCGAAATGGAGAAGCTCGAGCGAGAGCGCAACCTGCACATCCGCGAGCTGAAGCGGATACTCAACGAGGATCAG TCCCGCTTCAACAATCATCCCGTGCTGAACGACCGCTATCTCCTGCTGATGCTCCTGGGCAAGGGCGGGTTCTCAGAGGTGCACAAGGCCTTCGACCTCAAGGAGCAACGCTATGTCGCATGTAAGGTGCACCAATTAAACAAGGATTGGAAGGAGGATAAGAAAGCTAATTATATCAA ACACGCCTTGCGGGAGTACAATATACACAAGGCTCTGGATCACCCGCGGGTCGTCAAGCTCTACGACGTCTTTGAGATCGACGCGAATTCGTTTTGTACGGTCCTCGAGTACTGCGACGGCCACGATCTGGACTTCTATCTAAAGCAACATAAGACTATACCCGAGCGTGAGGCGCGCTCGATAATAATGCAG GTTGTGTCTGCCCTTAAGTATCTAAATGAGATTAAGCCGCCGGTTATCCACTACGACCTGAAGCCCGGCAACATACTGCTGACCGAAGGCAACGTCTGTGGCGAGATCAAAATCACCGACTTCGGTTTGTCCAAGGTAATGGACGACGAGAACTACAATCCCGACCACGGCATGGATCTGACCTCCCAGGGCGCGGGCACCTACTG GTACCTGCCACCCGAGTGCTTTGTGGTGGGCAAGAATCCGCCGAAGATATCCTCGAAGGTGGACGTGTGGAGCGTGGGCGTGATCTTCTATCAGTGCCTCTACGGTAAGAAGCCGTTCGGGCACAATCAGTCGCAAGCGACCATCCTCGAGGAGAACACGATCCTGAAGGCCACCGAGGTGCAGTTCTCCAACAAGCCGACCGTCTCCAACGAGGCCAAG AGCTTCATCCGCGGCTGCTTGGCTTACCGAAAGGAGGACCGCATGGACGTGTTCGCCCTGGCCCGGCACGAGTACATCCAGCCGCCGATACCGAAGCACGGAAGGGGCTCGCtcaaccagcagcagcaagcgcagcagcaacagcaacagcagcaacaacagcagcagcagtcgtCGACGTCGCAGGCCAACTCCGCCGGCCAGACATCGTTCTCTGCCCACATGTTTGGCAATATGAACCAATCTAGTTCATCCTAG